From Rhodovastum atsumiense, a single genomic window includes:
- a CDS encoding tellurite resistance TerB family protein: MFRSQSAQLDLTPRNCLVISLIYCMGADGEIDPEEVGHLTSVLGRGASRDQLDACLRYVRVTQPAQFLATVAPQLRPDQKLCILLNMIDSAMSDGDAEPGEQRLIIDFAQAFGLAEAEIEPHFRTLARKNDRSVLDR; encoded by the coding sequence ATGTTCAGGTCGCAGTCTGCGCAACTCGATCTCACGCCGCGCAACTGCCTCGTCATATCCCTCATCTACTGCATGGGGGCGGACGGAGAGATCGACCCCGAGGAAGTCGGGCATCTCACCTCGGTGCTCGGGCGTGGCGCCAGCCGTGACCAGCTCGATGCCTGCCTGCGCTATGTGCGCGTGACCCAGCCGGCGCAGTTCCTCGCTACCGTGGCACCGCAGCTGCGGCCGGACCAGAAGCTCTGCATCCTGCTGAACATGATCGACAGCGCCATGTCCGATGGCGACGCCGAGCCGGGCGAGCAGCGGCTGATCATCGACTTCGCCCAGGCGTTCGGCCTCGCCGAAGCCGAGATCGAGCCGCATTTCCGCACCCTGGCCCGCAAGAACGACCGTTCGGTGCTCGACCGCTAA
- a CDS encoding potassium/proton antiporter, which yields MMATAHLLILAIGATGLLSILAGLLSRRIGAPLLLVFLGIGMIVGEAAPGLVYADFRSAYVIGSVALAVILFDGGLSISPRLLRLAWGPALLLATVGVALTAGVVGVAVKLLMGAPSWPVALLVGATMAPTDAAAVGALLRRAGAVLPERVHATLELESGLNDPASVFLTLLLMMLIHRPESVGAADGMLMFLQQMGGGAALGAGGGLLLVALLRHVPAEASLVMVLALAGVLTLFGLAQVLDTSGFLAVTVAALIVGPAHFPARPAFAAFFGGLAWLAQVVLFVMLGLLVTPAQLLPLIGPMAMMTAVLILLARPVAVLACLAPFGFAAREVAFISWVGLRGAAPIYLSIVPAIADPRGLRLFDSVFVVVVASLLVQGWTIGPVARLLGFGQRGGRGACD from the coding sequence ATGATGGCGACGGCCCACCTGCTGATCCTGGCGATCGGGGCAACCGGCCTGCTGAGCATTCTCGCGGGCCTGCTGTCACGGCGCATCGGGGCGCCGTTGCTGCTGGTGTTTCTCGGCATCGGCATGATCGTCGGCGAGGCGGCACCCGGGCTGGTGTACGCCGATTTCCGCTCGGCCTACGTGATCGGCAGCGTGGCCCTGGCGGTGATCCTGTTCGATGGCGGGCTGTCGATCTCGCCGCGGCTGTTGCGGCTGGCATGGGGGCCGGCGCTGCTGCTGGCGACTGTGGGGGTGGCGCTGACGGCCGGCGTGGTCGGGGTTGCGGTCAAGCTGCTGATGGGCGCGCCGTCCTGGCCGGTGGCATTGCTGGTGGGGGCGACGATGGCGCCGACCGACGCGGCCGCGGTCGGCGCGCTGCTGCGCCGCGCCGGGGCGGTGCTACCCGAGCGGGTCCATGCCACGCTGGAACTGGAATCAGGGTTGAACGACCCGGCCTCGGTGTTCCTCACCCTGCTGCTGATGATGCTGATCCATCGTCCGGAATCGGTCGGCGCCGCCGATGGGATGCTGATGTTCCTGCAGCAGATGGGCGGGGGCGCGGCGCTGGGGGCGGGCGGCGGCCTGCTGCTGGTGGCCTTGCTGCGGCATGTACCGGCCGAGGCCTCGCTGGTCATGGTGCTGGCGCTGGCCGGGGTGCTGACATTGTTCGGCCTGGCGCAGGTGCTGGACACCAGCGGCTTCCTGGCGGTCACCGTGGCCGCGCTGATCGTCGGGCCGGCACATTTCCCGGCACGACCCGCCTTCGCGGCGTTCTTCGGCGGGCTGGCCTGGCTGGCGCAGGTAGTGCTGTTCGTCATGCTCGGACTGCTGGTCACGCCGGCACAATTGCTGCCGCTGATCGGCCCGATGGCGATGATGACGGCGGTGCTGATCCTGCTGGCGCGACCGGTGGCAGTGCTCGCCTGCCTCGCACCCTTCGGCTTCGCCGCGCGGGAGGTGGCCTTCATCTCCTGGGTGGGGCTGCGCGGCGCGGCGCCGATCTACCTCAGCATCGTGCCGGCGATCGCCGATCCCCGCGGGCTGCGGCTGTTCGACAGCGTGTTCGTCGTCGTGGTCGCATCGCTGCTGGTGCAGGGCTGGACCATCGGTCCGGTCGCCCGCCTGCTTGGCTTCGGCCAGAGGGGCGGTCGTGGCGCGTGCGATTGA
- a CDS encoding ABC transporter substrate-binding protein, with translation MTVTRRSALGAAAASFLLPGQIRRAAAQTPVIRLGVLNDQSGNYRDDTGPLSVTCVRQAVEEFARQRPDIKVEVLSADHLNRPDTGAGIARRWFDEADVDAIIDVPTSSVALAVNTICRDKNKVFLNSGAATTDLTGGQCSPNTIQWTYDTYMLSKSTGGAMVRSGGDTWFFITANYVFGQQLQRDTARFVQEAGGKVLGAQTYPFPETTDFSALLLQAQASGAKVLGLCNSGTDTVNCIKQAHEFGLTGSMRIAAMLMYDSNVRAVGLAESQGLVMTESFYWDLNDRTRAFWERVRPKTPTQPPNMIQAGCYAATLHYLKTVAALGVAAAKADGRGAVAHMKAMPTDDDCFGAGQIREDGRKIHPSYLLQVKKPAESKSPIDVLKVVATTPADAAFRPMSEGGCSLVKS, from the coding sequence ATGACCGTCACACGCCGCTCCGCATTGGGCGCCGCTGCCGCGTCCTTCCTGTTGCCCGGCCAGATCCGTCGTGCCGCCGCCCAAACGCCCGTGATCCGCCTTGGCGTCCTGAACGACCAGTCGGGCAATTACCGTGACGACACCGGCCCGCTGTCGGTCACCTGCGTACGACAGGCCGTCGAGGAATTCGCCCGGCAGCGTCCCGACATCAAGGTCGAAGTGCTGTCGGCCGATCACCTGAACCGTCCCGACACCGGCGCCGGCATCGCCCGCCGCTGGTTCGACGAGGCGGACGTGGACGCGATCATCGACGTGCCGACCAGCTCGGTGGCGCTGGCGGTGAACACCATCTGCCGAGACAAAAACAAGGTGTTCCTGAACTCCGGCGCCGCTACGACCGATCTCACCGGCGGGCAGTGCAGCCCGAACACGATCCAGTGGACCTACGACACCTATATGCTGTCGAAGTCGACCGGCGGCGCGATGGTGCGATCGGGCGGCGATACGTGGTTCTTCATCACGGCCAACTATGTGTTCGGCCAGCAGTTACAGCGTGACACCGCCCGCTTCGTGCAGGAAGCCGGCGGCAAGGTCCTCGGCGCGCAGACCTACCCCTTCCCGGAGACGACGGATTTCAGTGCCCTGCTGCTGCAGGCGCAGGCCTCGGGCGCCAAGGTACTCGGCCTGTGCAACTCGGGCACCGATACGGTGAACTGCATCAAGCAGGCGCATGAGTTCGGGCTGACCGGCTCGATGCGGATCGCCGCGATGCTGATGTACGACAGCAACGTGCGTGCAGTCGGGCTGGCCGAATCGCAAGGCCTGGTCATGACGGAAAGCTTCTACTGGGACCTGAACGACCGCACCCGCGCCTTCTGGGAACGGGTGCGGCCGAAGACGCCGACGCAGCCGCCGAACATGATCCAGGCCGGATGCTACGCGGCGACGCTGCATTACCTGAAGACCGTGGCCGCGCTGGGCGTGGCCGCGGCGAAGGCGGACGGACGGGGCGCGGTCGCGCACATGAAGGCGATGCCCACCGATGACGATTGCTTCGGTGCCGGCCAGATCCGTGAGGACGGGCGCAAGATTCATCCGTCCTACCTGCTGCAGGTCAAGAAGCCGGCAGAGAGCAAAAGCCCTATCGACGTGCTGAAGGTCGTAGCGACGACACCGGCGGACGCTGCCTTCCGGCCGATGAGCGAGGGCGGCTGCAGCCTGGTCAAGAGCTGA
- the fmdA gene encoding formamidase, whose translation MPDTLIKVDLSQSPYENDTIHNRWHPDIPMVATVRPGQDFIIECYDWTGGFIKNNDSAADVRDIDLSIVHFLSGPVGVEGAEPGDLLVVDFLDIGAFPSNAWGFNGFFSKQNGGGFLTDQFPQAQKSIWDFHGLFTTSRHVPGVRFAGLIHPGLIGCLPSHSLLETWNARETALIGTNPTRVPPLANPPFAPTAHLGRLRGEARDAAAATGARTVPPREHGGNCDIKDLSRGARVYFPVYVPGAGLSVGDLHFSQGDGEITFCGAIEMPGWIHLKVELIKDGMAKYGIRNPIFRPSPIKPEYRDYLIFEGISVDESGAQHYLDVTVAYRQACLNAIEYISKFGYTRAQAYAILGVAPVQGHVSGVVDIPNACATLWLPTEIFDFDIRPGAAGPIAGVQPGTDIPIAPDA comes from the coding sequence ATGCCGGACACCTTGATCAAGGTCGATCTGTCGCAGTCTCCCTATGAAAATGATACGATCCACAATCGCTGGCATCCGGACATCCCGATGGTGGCGACGGTCAGACCCGGCCAGGATTTCATCATCGAGTGCTATGACTGGACCGGCGGTTTCATCAAGAACAACGACTCCGCCGCCGACGTTCGCGACATCGACCTGAGCATCGTGCATTTCCTCAGCGGCCCGGTCGGCGTCGAGGGCGCGGAACCGGGCGACCTGCTGGTGGTGGACTTCCTCGACATCGGCGCCTTCCCGTCCAATGCGTGGGGATTCAACGGGTTCTTTTCGAAGCAGAATGGCGGCGGCTTCCTGACCGATCAGTTCCCGCAGGCGCAGAAATCCATCTGGGATTTCCACGGCCTGTTCACCACGTCGCGCCACGTGCCGGGGGTGCGCTTCGCCGGGCTGATCCATCCCGGACTGATCGGCTGCCTGCCGTCGCATTCCCTGCTGGAAACCTGGAACGCGCGGGAGACGGCGCTGATCGGCACCAACCCGACCCGCGTGCCGCCTTTGGCCAATCCGCCCTTTGCGCCCACCGCGCATCTCGGCCGGCTGCGGGGCGAGGCACGCGACGCCGCGGCCGCCACCGGGGCCCGGACCGTGCCGCCGCGCGAGCATGGCGGCAACTGCGACATCAAGGATCTCTCGCGCGGCGCCCGCGTGTATTTCCCCGTCTATGTCCCCGGCGCCGGGCTTTCCGTGGGCGACCTGCATTTCAGCCAGGGCGACGGCGAGATCACCTTCTGCGGCGCCATCGAGATGCCCGGCTGGATTCACCTGAAGGTGGAGCTGATCAAGGACGGCATGGCGAAGTACGGCATCCGGAACCCGATCTTCCGGCCCAGCCCGATCAAGCCGGAATACCGCGATTACCTGATCTTCGAAGGCATCTCGGTCGACGAGAGCGGCGCCCAACACTACCTGGACGTGACTGTTGCCTACCGCCAGGCCTGCCTGAACGCCATCGAGTACATCAGCAAGTTCGGCTACACCCGCGCCCAGGCCTATGCCATCCTCGGCGTGGCCCCCGTGCAGGGCCATGTCAGCGGCGTGGTCGACATCCCCAATGCCTGCGCCACGCTGTGGCTGCCCACCGAGATCTTCGACTTCGACATCAGGCCGGGTGCCGCCGGGCCGATCGCCGGCGTGCAGCCCGGCACCGACATCCCCATCGCCCCCGACGCCTGA
- a CDS encoding GNAT family N-acetyltransferase yields MMQQDPTGPWRAMTAADLDEVERVGDRVHPDYPETAAVFGERLQRYPAGCLVFQGPGSILGYTISHPWRLGQPPKLNVVLGSLPERPDTFYIHDVALLPEARGSGAGGAAVALLTRQAVASGLGNMSLVAVSGASGFWRRHGFDVLETPEIRAKLAEYGESSRFMVRWLR; encoded by the coding sequence ATGATGCAGCAGGATCCGACAGGCCCTTGGCGGGCGATGACGGCGGCGGACCTCGATGAGGTGGAGCGGGTCGGCGACCGCGTGCATCCGGATTATCCCGAAACGGCCGCGGTGTTCGGCGAGCGCCTGCAGCGCTATCCCGCCGGGTGCCTGGTGTTCCAGGGACCGGGCAGCATCCTGGGCTATACGATCAGCCACCCGTGGCGGCTCGGGCAACCGCCGAAGCTGAACGTCGTGCTGGGATCCCTGCCGGAGCGGCCGGACACGTTCTACATCCACGATGTCGCGTTGTTGCCCGAGGCCAGGGGATCGGGGGCCGGCGGCGCGGCGGTGGCATTGCTGACCCGGCAGGCCGTGGCGAGCGGCCTTGGCAACATGTCGCTGGTTGCCGTCAGCGGCGCATCCGGGTTCTGGCGCAGGCACGGTTTCGACGTGCTTGAGACGCCCGAGATCAGGGCGAAGCTGGCCGAGTACGGCGAGTCGTCCCGGTTCATGGTACGCTGGTTGCGATAG
- a CDS encoding DUF4410 domain-containing protein: MPVSIVARRRVLRQVPLLGGLALLVSACATHVRSTGTYGAVATGAPLQRPEIVLVEEFAVDPSEVHLDTSLRARLTRGLEGTQPDTRRAQEAARVRGVAAATLVGRIQAMGLPAAVVAIGTTPHERAVLVRGQVVDIDEGNRTRRTLIGFGAGKSVVGADVQVYYAAPGQRPALLQTFEADVDSGRMPGMATTMGVGAAAGHLATSAAVSGGLHVASENRKADPEDQAKKLGNCVADALGAVFRREGWIATTGG; the protein is encoded by the coding sequence ATGCCAGTGTCGATCGTTGCGCGCCGTCGTGTCCTTCGCCAGGTTCCGCTGTTGGGAGGCCTGGCATTGCTGGTGAGTGCCTGCGCGACGCATGTGCGCAGCACCGGCACCTACGGGGCGGTGGCGACCGGGGCGCCATTGCAGCGGCCCGAGATCGTGCTGGTGGAGGAATTCGCCGTCGACCCGTCGGAAGTGCACCTGGACACCAGCCTGCGCGCCCGGCTGACCCGCGGCCTGGAAGGGACGCAACCCGACACGCGCCGCGCCCAGGAAGCGGCCCGGGTGCGGGGCGTCGCCGCGGCGACGCTGGTCGGCCGGATCCAGGCCATGGGCCTGCCGGCGGCCGTGGTCGCGATCGGCACGACGCCGCATGAGCGCGCGGTGCTGGTGCGCGGCCAGGTGGTGGATATCGATGAAGGCAACCGGACCCGCCGCACCCTGATCGGCTTCGGCGCCGGCAAGAGCGTGGTCGGGGCCGACGTGCAGGTCTACTACGCGGCGCCCGGGCAGCGTCCGGCGCTGTTGCAGACTTTCGAGGCCGATGTCGACAGCGGCCGCATGCCGGGCATGGCGACCACCATGGGCGTGGGGGCCGCGGCCGGTCATCTGGCGACCTCCGCCGCCGTTTCCGGCGGGTTGCACGTGGCATCGGAGAACCGCAAGGCGGATCCGGAGGACCAGGCGAAGAAACTGGGGAACTGCGTGGCCGATGCGCTCGGGGCGGTGTTCCGGCGCGAGGGCTGGATCGCCACGACCGGCGGCTGA
- a CDS encoding FmdB family zinc ribbon protein has translation MPDYDYLCERCGPFTENRPMAMFNAPHPCPGCGADAPRALLRGPALGRMEASQRKAFATNEQSAHAPKLASSAGRHPRGCGCCSAGTGRKAEAVSPAKGFPGKRPWMISH, from the coding sequence ATGCCCGACTACGATTACCTGTGCGAGCGCTGCGGCCCGTTCACCGAGAACCGGCCGATGGCCATGTTCAACGCGCCGCATCCCTGTCCGGGGTGCGGCGCCGACGCTCCCCGCGCCCTGCTGCGCGGACCGGCCCTGGGACGGATGGAGGCGTCCCAGCGGAAAGCCTTCGCCACCAATGAACAGAGCGCCCATGCCCCGAAGCTGGCGAGCAGCGCCGGGCGGCACCCACGCGGCTGCGGCTGCTGCTCGGCCGGCACCGGACGGAAAGCCGAGGCGGTCAGCCCGGCCAAGGGGTTTCCCGGCAAGCGTCCCTGGATGATCAGTCACTGA